The Cellulophaga sp. RHA19 genome includes the window CCAGACACCAATTTAAATACAGAGTTTATTGCTTATTTAGAGTATGTGCTACCCAATGCTATAAACGACTATTTTTTTGATCAGATTTATGATGAAATAATGAGTCAAAAACGTGGCGGCTTGCTATCATCTACATTTGTACTGTCTATATTTTTAATAGCAAACGGTGTAAATGCTATTTTTAGTGGGTTTGAGAACTCGTACCACGTAAGTTTAAATCGCCATTTTTTAAGACAATATTTATATGCTTTAATGGTAGGTTTGCTACTATCTATACTAATAATAGTTAGTGCTATTGTTTATATGTATTTTGAGATTTACGTTATAGAAAACATATCAGACACCACACAAGTTTATTTTGGCACAGGTCTTGAAGAAACAGATATATGGACCACCGAAATTGCTAAAGTTGTTTACTTTACATTTTTGTCTTATTTGTCTATTTCTATACTCTACTATTTTGGTACTGCAGAAGGTAAAAAGACAAAGTTTTTCTCATCGGGTTCACTAATGACAACAATTTTATTTGTGCTAACCTCTTACTTATTTGGAGTTTACGTGGATAAGTTTGCAAGATATAATGAATTGTATGGAGCATTAGGAGGATTATTAATTTTGATGGTTTATATTTGGTTAAATGCTAACATCCTTTTATTAGGGTTTGAGCTAAATGCAACAAAGAACTCATTAAAGAAAAAAATTATACAAAATGAAGAAGAATAAAACACTATTTACCATTGCAATCTTATTTTTTGTAGCTCACATTAGTGTAGCTCAATCTGTTTTTGGAAAGTGGAAAACCATTGATGATAGAAACGGAAAAGAAAAAGCAGTTATTGACGTTTATGAGAAAAACGGAAAAATGTATGGAAAAATAATTAAAATTGTTGATCCTAAACGTAGAGATGCTGTTTGTGAAAAATGTGAGGGCGACTTAAAAAATGCTCCAGTCTTAGGTTTGCATATAATTAAAAATGCAGAGAAGTCTGATAAAAACGAATATAAAGGAAAATATCTTTTTGATCCAGAACAAGCAATGACTTTTAGATGTAAAATTTGGTTAGATCCAGATGATTCAGATAAACTAAAAGTTCGTGGTTACTTAGCGTTTATTTATAGAACTCAAACTTGGATACGTGTTAAGGAGTAACATACTTTATGCAGCATTTTATAAATGTAATATTACCAATTCCCTTAGAAAAACTATTTACATATAGCGTAACAAGGGCAGAAGCCAATTTTTTAAAAGTGGGTATGCGCGTAGCGGTACCCTTTGGTAAATCTAAAATACATACTGCACTAGTTGCAGAAATACATACAACAGCTCCTACTTTATACGAGGCTAAAGATATTCATCAAATATTAGATGATGAGCCTATAGTTACAGAACTGCAAATTAAACATTGGTCTTGGGTAGCTAAGTACTATATGTGTTCTATAGGTGAAGTTTTTAGGAGTGCTGTTCCTGGTGCTTTTTTATTAGAGAGTGAAACACTAATATTAAAAAACCCAGAGTCTACCGTAGATGAAAATACATTAACAGATGAAGAGTTTTTGGTGTTTGAGGCATTAGAACGACAGTCTATGTTAAAAGTGCAAGAAATTGCAGCTATAGTAGATAAAAAAAATGTACTTCCTATTTTAAAACGTTTGTTAGATAAAAACGTAATTTTAACCAAAGAAGAAGTTCAGCAACAGTACAAGCCTAAATTGGTAAGGTATGTTAAGTTGGGAGAAAAGTACAATACAGAAGAAGAGTTAAGTGCGTTATTAGATTTACTCTCTAGAGCACCCAAACAAAGCAATGTTATTTTGTCTCTTTTTCAGTTGCAAGGAACAAATCAAAAAAAAATAACGGTAAAAGAGTTAGAAGAGAAGAGTAGGTCATCAGCATCTATCATAAAAACACTTATAGATAAAGATATTCTAGAGGAGTTTTATGTGCGTACAGACAGGGTTGTTTTTGATGCAACAAAAAAGCCTTCAGTTTTAAAAGAACTTAACCAATACCAAGCAGAGGCTTTAGTGGCTATAGAAGAAAGTTTTGCTGAGCGTAAAGTAACCTTGTTGCACGGTGTAACATCTTCTGGTAAAACAGAAGTATATGTAAAACTTATAGCAGATTGTTTAGCAAAGGGGCAACAAGCTTTGTATTTATTGCCAGAAATTGCTTTAACTACACAGTTAATCGCTAGGTTGCAAAATTACTTTGGAGAACAAGTAGCCGTTTTTCATTCTAAATATACAGTACATGAAAGAGTTGAGGTTTGGAATAATGTTTTAACTAACAAGTCTAAGGCTCAAATTGTAATAGGAGCTAGGTCATCTCTGTTTTTACCTTTTACAAACTTAGGATTAATAATTGTAGATGAGGAGCATGAGGCGTCTTTTAAGCAATATGATCCGGCACCAAGATACCACGCCAGAGACAGTGCAATTGTTTTAGCTAATTATAGTAATTGCAATATCCTTTTAGGATCTGCTACACCAAGTATAGAGACTTTTTATAATGTTAAGCAGCAAAAATACGGTTATGCACAAATTACCAGGCGTTTTGGAGATGTATTAATGCCAGAGATAGAGTTGGTAGATATTAAGGAGTTAAGTCGTAAAAAAAGAATGAAAGGTCATTTTTCTGAACGTTTGTTGTTAGGTATAACAGAAGCGGTTGAGGAAGGTGAGCAAGTAATATTATTTCAAAACAGAAGAGGTTATGCGCCTATTGTAGAGTGTACAACCTGTGGGCACTCTCCACAATGTCCTAATTGCGATGTTAGCTTAACCTACCACCAGTATAAAAAACAAATGCGTTGCCATTATTGTAGTTATCATATGGCTTTGCAAAAAAGTTGTTTGGCTTGTGGTATGGCAACTTTAAACACCAAAGGTTTTGGTACAGAACAAGTAGAGCAAGAACTGCAAGAGTTAATGCCAAACCTTAGAATTGGCCGTATGGATTTAGATACCACTAGAGGTAAACATGCGTATGAGAAAATAATTACTTCTTTTGAGAAACACGAGTTAGATGTTTTGGTTGGTACGCAAATGCTAACCAAAGGTTTAGATTTTGGAAATGTGAGTTTGGTAGGTATCATGAATGCAGATAACCTTTTAAATTTTCCAGATTTTAGAGCACATGAACGTAGTTACCAGCTTTTAGCACAGGTGTCTGGTAGAGCGGGTAGAGCGCAAAAAAGAGGAAAGGTGTTAATACAAACTTACAATCCGTATCATCAAATATTACAACAAGTATCTACTAACGATTATGAGGCAATGTATACAGACCAAATTAATGAACGCAGATTGTTTAAATATCCTCCATTACATAGAATTTTAAAAATAACATTTAAGCATAGAGATTATGGTAAGGTAGAAGATGCTTCAGCTTGGTTTGCAAAGTCTTTGCGTGTAGCTTTTAAAGATGATGTTTTAGGTCCAGAATTTCCCGCAGTAGCGCGTATTAGGAATCAGTATTTGAAAAATGTGGTTTTAAAAATTAAAAAAGATCAGCCTTTAGGAAAAACAAAGGAGTACATTAGAAAAATTGAAAAATCTTTTGATACAATAGGTCAGTTTAAAGGAGTAAGAGTAATTTACAATGTAGATTATATTTAAATATAGGACATAAAAAAAAGCTGACGTTAGTCAGCTTTTTTTTATTTAGTGTATAATTGTTAAACGTTGCTTAGCGCTTCTGCAAGCTCGGTCTTTTTATTTCTGCTTAAAGGTATTTGTCTACCATCTACTTCTACGTTTTTGCTATTAAATTTTTCAACTTTTTCTAAGTTTACAATATAAGATTTGTGAATTCTTAAAAACTTATCTTCAGGTAATTGCTTTTCAAAAGATTTCATTGTAGATAAAATTACAATGTTAGCTTCATCTGTAACAAGCTTAATATAGTCACCTAAAGCTTCAATCCATTTAATATCATTTAAAATAACCTTACGTTTTTTAAGATTACTTTTTACAAATATGTGCTCTTCATCTTCTTGTACTCTATGTAATTGCTCATATTTACCAACGGCTCTTTTTACAGAGGCATCAAACCTACTCATTGTAATTGGTTTGTGTAAATAATCTGTTACATCGTAGTCAAAAGCTTTTAATGCATAATCAGGCTTTCCTGTAATAAGGATAACTTGCGGCGGATTTTCTAAAGACTCTAACAAGTCAAATCCGTTTATAATTGGCATCTCTACGTCTAGGAAAATAAGATCAACTTCGTTGTTCTTAAGTCCGTTTTTGGCTTCTATGGCATTG containing:
- a CDS encoding YihY/virulence factor BrkB family protein, with translation MSAEIEAKLAKIPVINWIVSLLKKVTLPAFAGLSLYDLIELYLNGILKGTLSTRASAIAFSLFMALFPLLIFLVTLIPFLIPYVDSGNPDTNLNTEFIAYLEYVLPNAINDYFFDQIYDEIMSQKRGGLLSSTFVLSIFLIANGVNAIFSGFENSYHVSLNRHFLRQYLYALMVGLLLSILIIVSAIVYMYFEIYVIENISDTTQVYFGTGLEETDIWTTEIAKVVYFTFLSYLSISILYYFGTAEGKKTKFFSSGSLMTTILFVLTSYLFGVYVDKFARYNELYGALGGLLILMVYIWLNANILLLGFELNATKNSLKKKIIQNEEE
- a CDS encoding DUF2147 domain-containing protein, translating into MKKNKTLFTIAILFFVAHISVAQSVFGKWKTIDDRNGKEKAVIDVYEKNGKMYGKIIKIVDPKRRDAVCEKCEGDLKNAPVLGLHIIKNAEKSDKNEYKGKYLFDPEQAMTFRCKIWLDPDDSDKLKVRGYLAFIYRTQTWIRVKE
- the priA gene encoding replication restart helicase PriA, whose amino-acid sequence is MQHFINVILPIPLEKLFTYSVTRAEANFLKVGMRVAVPFGKSKIHTALVAEIHTTAPTLYEAKDIHQILDDEPIVTELQIKHWSWVAKYYMCSIGEVFRSAVPGAFLLESETLILKNPESTVDENTLTDEEFLVFEALERQSMLKVQEIAAIVDKKNVLPILKRLLDKNVILTKEEVQQQYKPKLVRYVKLGEKYNTEEELSALLDLLSRAPKQSNVILSLFQLQGTNQKKITVKELEEKSRSSASIIKTLIDKDILEEFYVRTDRVVFDATKKPSVLKELNQYQAEALVAIEESFAERKVTLLHGVTSSGKTEVYVKLIADCLAKGQQALYLLPEIALTTQLIARLQNYFGEQVAVFHSKYTVHERVEVWNNVLTNKSKAQIVIGARSSLFLPFTNLGLIIVDEEHEASFKQYDPAPRYHARDSAIVLANYSNCNILLGSATPSIETFYNVKQQKYGYAQITRRFGDVLMPEIELVDIKELSRKKRMKGHFSERLLLGITEAVEEGEQVILFQNRRGYAPIVECTTCGHSPQCPNCDVSLTYHQYKKQMRCHYCSYHMALQKSCLACGMATLNTKGFGTEQVEQELQELMPNLRIGRMDLDTTRGKHAYEKIITSFEKHELDVLVGTQMLTKGLDFGNVSLVGIMNADNLLNFPDFRAHERSYQLLAQVSGRAGRAQKRGKVLIQTYNPYHQILQQVSTNDYEAMYTDQINERRLFKYPPLHRILKITFKHRDYGKVEDASAWFAKSLRVAFKDDVLGPEFPAVARIRNQYLKNVVLKIKKDQPLGKTKEYIRKIEKSFDTIGQFKGVRVIYNVDYI
- a CDS encoding LytR/AlgR family response regulator transcription factor, whose protein sequence is MKLRCIIVDDSSMQRMAVAKLVNNHPNLAMVAEYSNAIEAKNGLKNNEVDLIFLDVEMPIINGFDLLESLENPPQVILITGKPDYALKAFDYDVTDYLHKPITMSRFDASVKRAVGKYEQLHRVQEDEEHIFVKSNLKKRKVILNDIKWIEALGDYIKLVTDEANIVILSTMKSFEKQLPEDKFLRIHKSYIVNLEKVEKFNSKNVEVDGRQIPLSRNKKTELAEALSNV